ATGGCAAACTCAATAACTGAGTCAGTTGCTAGTGCTTATTCTCTTGATCAAAGAATGGTGGCGATAGTTTTAACATTGATAGTTGCCGCTATAATATTTGGTAAAGGGAAAAAAGATGCAATAATAGATACTTTAAATAAAATTGTTCCTTTTATGGCAATTTTATATTTAGGGGTAGTGATATTTGTTATCGTAACTAATTTTTCACAAATACCAAGTATGCTATCAAATATATTTAAAATGGCTTTTGGTGCAAAAGAAATATTTGGTGGAGGTATAGGTATTGTTGTGATGCAAGGAGTTAGAAGAGGATTGTTTTCTAATGAAGCAGGAAGTGGGAATTCCAATTATGCAGCAGCAGTTGTGGATGTGGAAGAACCAGCTAAACAAGGTATGGTTCAATGTTTAGGAGTGTTCGTAGATACTTTGGTAGTGTGTTCAGCAACAGCCTTTGTAATATTGTTAGCAGGAGCTGAAAAAATCTCAGGAATTAATGGAATGATGCTACAAGGAAAAGAGTTTAGCGGTATGGCTTTATTTCAAGAATCATTGAAGGTTCATATAGGGTGGGTAGGAATACCATTTACAGTAATTGTAATTTTCTTTTTTTCTTTAAGCACTATTTTAGCAGTGGCTTATTATGGAAAAAACGCTTTAAATTTTATAAGTGAAAAGATTTTTGTTAATATGATGTATCAAATATCAATTGTTTTAATGGTGTATATAGGTGGAATTCAACAAAACTTTTTTGTTTGGTCTTTAGCTGATTTTGGATTGGGAATAATGACAGTTATAAATATTATATTTTTAAGTCCATTAATAGGTGAAGCTTTAAATGAATTAAAAAAATATGAACTTGTTTTAAAAAAAGAAAAAGAATTAAATAATATAAAATAGATAATTTTATTAGAATATTAAAGAAAGATCCTTTGAAAAAAATTAAAGGTTCTTTTTTTTATATATTTTAAAGTTAAATTATTTATGGGGAGTTGTTTGTAATTGATTTAAAGCATTAATTGTATTATACTGTTAATAAAAAAGAGAAAGAAAGGGATTTGATGAATTTTTTTATTAGAGAAAAATTTTTTAAAAATATTTCAAATGAGAAAAAAGAAATAGTAACAAAAAAACTTTATTATTTCTATAAAGAAATTGAAAATAATAAAGAAAATATAAAAAAATTATCCAAAGGATTTTGGATAAAGAAGATAAAAGGATTTGATAATAGATTTGAATTTAGAGTAAATAATGGAGATCGGATATTCTTTTCTTTAGAAAGAAGAGCGGGAGAAGAGGAAAGAGTAACATTTATATTGTATTCTAGTCATGATAAGGGAATTTTAAAAAATGATAGAATAACAGTTAAAAATATAAATGAATTTAATCTGAGTAAGTTAAAAATAAAAGAAGAGGAGATTTCAAAAGAAGATGAGGAAGAAATAAGGAAAAACTATAATGATATAATTTCTTATGAATTTAAAAATGATGAATTTTTTAGAAATACTAAAGAAAAAAGGTATTATTATTTAAATGATCAGCAGTATGAAGCTTTAAAAAAAGGGAATCCTTTATTTGTTGCAGGAAGTGCAGGGAGTGGTAAAAGCACAATAACTCTTAGAAAAATATTAAATTTAGAAGAACATCAATTTGAGTACAATATTAAAAAAATAGGTTATTTTACTAGAAATTTACTTTTAAAAGATGATGTTGAATCAAAGTATAGTGTTTTTAGAAGCTTGGAAAATGATGAGATTGTTGAATTTTATACTTTAAATAATTATTATAAAAAAGTTTTAAATATAGATAAAAGAAAAATTGTTGATTTTCAAAATTTTAAAGAATTTTTGAAAATTTCATTTCCTAATGTTGAAAAATTAAAAATAGAGTTATCAAATATATATTTTGAAATATTAGGGATAATAGAAGGACTTATGAGTTCCGGAAAAGTTGATAATTGGGATAGAAATAGAGGTACTAGTTATTTATCGTTGGAAGATTATTTGAACTTAAGTAAAAATTATAGTGCTTTAGATGAGAAACAAAAAAAAGAAATTTATAAAATTTGCAAAAAATATAATCAATGGAAAAAAAATAATGGATATTATGATTCAAATGATTTAGCTGTGAAGTGTTTAATAAAAGACGAAATTTTTGATTTTATAGTTGTTGATGAAATTCAAGATTTTACTGAAGTTGAAATATATTTATTGTTTTCATTGACTAAAAATAAAAATAATATGTTGATAGCTGGAGATATACATCAGATGATAGCGGTTAATGCTTTTAGTTTTGAAAGGATGAGAAATTTATACTATAGTAAAAATATAAAAGTTTTTGAAAGCTTACTTTCTAAAAATTATAGAAATTCAGAAAAGATAGTTAAATTAGCTAATGGTTTAACTGATATAAGAAAGAAGTATATAGGGGATAAAGGAATAGAAGATTATAAAGAGAGTTTTGTTGTGAAGGAAGGAACGGTTAATGTTTCTAATCTTGATTTTGGAATGTTGAAAAAAATGAATAGATCTAATGCAGCTATACTAGTTTCAGATAATCAAGATAAAGAATTTTTATTAGATAAAGGATTACATAGAATATTCACCATAGAGGAGATAAAAGGGTTAGAGTATGAAGATATTATTTGTTTTAATATAATTTCTAAAAATTTATGGGCTTGGGAAAAAATTTTATCTAAAGAAGTGAAGCTAGATCAAAGGTATAGAAAATATTTTAATTTGTTTTATGTAGGAATAACACGAGCTGTTAAAAATTTAATAATTATGGAAGAAGAATTAGATGGAAATCCTTTATTTGCAAAATTAAATACAATATTATCTTTGGAAAAAAGTGAAGATAATATTGTAAAAAAAATAATCGAGGAAAAGAGTGAATCAACAAAAGAAGAATGGCTTGAAGAGGGAAAAAAGCTGTATAAATTAGAAAAATTAAAAGAAGCAAAAGAAGCATTTGTTAATGCGGGAGATCCAACTTGGATTTTTAGAAGGGAGATAGAAGAAGATATTTTTAATGGAGATTATAAAATAGCTTTAAAGAAAATAGAAGTATATAATCTAAATAATAGGAAAATAAAATATAAAAAAATGATAGTTGATAATATTTTAGAAAGAAAAGATGAAATTAAATGTTTGAAATACATGTTTGATATTTTAAATATAGAATATAGATATCAAGAGTTAAAAAAGAATATTTCTAAAAAATTATTTAAAAATGACTATTCTATTAAAGAAGTGAATAGAATGATTCCTTATTTTAAAAGGAAGAGAGAAGATATATTGTTGGGGGATATTTATTTCTATAAAAAAGAATATAAGGTATCTTTAAAATTTTATGAAAAATCAGGAAATAGAAAAAAAATATCAGAGATGAGGATTAAAATATTAAAAGAAAAATTTAAAAATTTAGAAAATAAAATAGATATAGTGAAATTGTTGATAAGAGATAAAGAAATAAATTGTTTTGATAGAAATAAATTAACTCCTCTTTTTAAATCTTTAGAATATAAAGATAAGGATATTATAGAAATGATACTTTTTTTAGGTGGAGATATAAAAAGAAAAGCAAACATTAAATATACTTTGTTAACTTATATTGCTTATAGAAATTATGATAATTCTATTGAATTGATTAGTTACTTTTTAAAGAAAGGTTTAAATATTGATGAAAAAGATAATAATTTAGAAAATATGTTATTCCATTCTATTAGAAATAAAAATAAGAAATTAACAAGTTATTTATTAAAAATGAAAATAAATATAAATCAGAAAAATAAATTAAATGAAAATATACTATTTC
The window above is part of the Fusobacterium sp. JB019 genome. Proteins encoded here:
- a CDS encoding amino acid carrier protein, giving the protein MIIKSLIDGVNNFLWGKNILVVMLIGAAIISTIASRFMQFRLFRTIISVLTKKEKDKSGISSLETFFLGTACRVGAGNIAGVVAAITVGGPGALFWMWIVALFGAATSFIEATLAVLYRDKIGKDKYIGGTPWILRKRLKMGKVGVIYAVASILCYTGVTQVMANSITESVASAYSLDQRMVAIVLTLIVAAIIFGKGKKDAIIDTLNKIVPFMAILYLGVVIFVIVTNFSQIPSMLSNIFKMAFGAKEIFGGGIGIVVMQGVRRGLFSNEAGSGNSNYAAAVVDVEEPAKQGMVQCLGVFVDTLVVCSATAFVILLAGAEKISGINGMMLQGKEFSGMALFQESLKVHIGWVGIPFTVIVIFFFSLSTILAVAYYGKNALNFISEKIFVNMMYQISIVLMVYIGGIQQNFFVWSLADFGLGIMTVINIIFLSPLIGEALNELKKYELVLKKEKELNNIK